One segment of Corynebacterium atrinae DNA contains the following:
- the lipB gene encoding lipoyl(octanoyl) transferase LipB, with translation MTAPRDPFFPADLSIRASSEPLNVQRLGVVEYEAAWELQAQLAAQRAAGEIGDQLLILEHPSVYTAGKRTQPEDRPTNGLPVVDVDRGGRITWHGEGQLVAYPIVRLAEPVDVVDYVRRLEEAVIQTVREAGVTRAGRIDGRSGVWLPSTVTAADAAASRRDRKIAALGIRITRGVTMHGLSLNCDNTLEFYEHIVACGIDDADVTTMSLELGRDVTVASMTDALVDNLDAALAGRLQVADHTFGSAPDPTKGPGRKRQ, from the coding sequence ATGACTGCACCACGCGACCCGTTTTTCCCCGCTGACCTGTCTATCCGGGCGTCGAGCGAACCGTTGAATGTCCAGCGCCTCGGGGTGGTGGAATATGAGGCGGCGTGGGAGCTACAGGCCCAGCTAGCTGCCCAGCGCGCCGCCGGGGAGATCGGGGATCAGCTGCTCATTCTTGAGCACCCCAGCGTCTACACCGCGGGCAAACGCACACAGCCTGAGGACCGCCCGACCAATGGTCTGCCGGTGGTGGACGTCGACCGCGGGGGCCGCATCACGTGGCACGGCGAGGGCCAGCTCGTCGCCTACCCCATCGTCCGTCTGGCGGAACCTGTCGATGTCGTCGACTACGTCCGCCGACTGGAGGAAGCCGTTATCCAGACGGTGCGGGAGGCCGGGGTTACCCGTGCCGGGCGTATCGACGGCCGCTCCGGGGTCTGGCTCCCGAGCACCGTCACCGCCGCCGACGCGGCCGCGTCGCGCCGCGATCGAAAGATCGCGGCCTTGGGCATCCGCATCACCCGGGGTGTGACCATGCACGGGCTGAGCCTCAACTGCGATAACACCCTCGAGTTCTATGAGCACATCGTCGCCTGCGGCATCGACGACGCCGACGTCACCACGATGAGCCTGGAGCTCGGGCGGGACGTGACGGTGGCATCGATGACCGACGCGCTCGTCGATAATCTTGATGCGGCCTTGGCCGGCCGCCTGCAGGTCGCCGACCACACGTTCGGTTCGGCGCCTGACCCCACCAAGGGCCCGGGACGGAAGCGCCAGTAG
- the gcvH gene encoding glycine cleavage system protein GcvH: MANLPENFAYSEDHEWIDTTADAATGTTVKIGITSVATDRLGEVVFAELPEVGDTVTAGETCGEVESTKSVSDLYSPVTGTVTAVNDSVHDDYSVINNDPFGEGWLFQVEVSETGPLMTAAEYAQANGV, from the coding sequence ATGGCTAACCTGCCCGAGAACTTCGCCTACTCCGAGGACCACGAGTGGATCGACACCACCGCTGACGCTGCCACCGGCACCACCGTCAAGATTGGCATTACCTCCGTAGCCACCGATCGCCTCGGCGAGGTCGTCTTCGCTGAGCTGCCCGAGGTCGGCGACACCGTCACGGCGGGTGAGACCTGTGGCGAGGTGGAGTCCACCAAGTCCGTGTCTGACCTCTACTCCCCCGTCACCGGTACCGTCACGGCCGTCAATGACTCGGTTCATGATGATTACTCTGTGATTAACAACGACCCCTTCGGTGAGGGGTGGCTATTCCAGGTCGAGGTCTCTGAGACGGGTCCGCTCATGACCGCTGCGGAGTACGCGCAGGCCAACGGCGTGTAG